The stretch of DNA GCTAGTGATGCTTACGAAAATTCCCGGTGTTTCTTCACCAAAATTGGCAGCCCCCTTACAAAGGACTTTACCATTTTCTTGCGCTGTCGCGGAGGTCACAATGCCTGGGGCCGAGTAAATACCGGCAAACTCTAAACCCGCCGTTCCGATATTCGCCATAATATAATAACCACGGTATAAGGATTTTTCTTTTTGTTGGTCTTGAGGCAATGAAGCGGATGCGACGGGAATCAGCATGTATTTCACTTTTGAGCTAGCATCTGTGTAATAACCAATTTGAATCAAGCCATCTTTATCCGTTAATAAAATCGTGTCTTCAGCAAGTTTTTTACCATCGACATCAATTTTCACCGAAAGCATTTTCGCCTTAGCCTTATCAATTGTCAGGCTTTCAACCGACAGGCTGCAGATCTTCGCTTCTACTTTCGATCCATGAAATGAACAGTTAAGATCTTTCGCAGATGCTTTCTTCATTTGGGAAACAACCATGTCACGCTCTTCCACCGTGATGGTTTGCGCTGATTTATTGCCCTCCGCGACCGTCAGGCCCAATTTGTAATCAAAAATACGTGTATCAAAGTTCAAAGACTTTAACTTATTAATCACATTCTGGGTATCGACATTGCTGGCATCCAAATTTTGCAAATACGTCATCGCCGCCTGTATATCGTTAATATCTTCGCCTGTAATCGACTTATCTTTGATAAGCTTTTCACGCGGGCTTAATACTTTAGTTGGTTTTTGCTTAGACGCCGTCGTATTTCTAGATTCAAAATCTTCTGAAGATACAATACCGGAGGTCTCACCGTTAAGAGGAAGTTCTTCACTTACTTCCTTTGCCTCGTCCAACACTGAACTAGCCGAGTGTTTTGCACATTCTTTTACGGTGCTAGAATAAACATCCTTCATCAAAGCGCAGAGCTTCGCATCATCTAAATGCTTCATCGTGTACAGACTAATAAGGAACTCTTTAAGCATCGCACTTTGCTGTTTTTCTTTTGCTAATTTGTCAAAAAGAATCGAATTAATAAAAACTTCGTATTGAGTTTGATGAGCCAGAATCTGATCTCCGCTATCGTTATCAAAACGAGTGATAGAAATCAGACCATTAAACTTCTCTGAAAGGGACTCTGAACCCATGTACCAGTTTTTAAGCTTCAGATAGTTTTCCCAAGAAGTGCCTTTATCCGCCCCGAGCTTTGTAAAAGCCGGAACAAGGGCCACCAAAAATGGTAGAACTTGATTTGAACTCTTTAGATTGGCTTGAAGATCTTTATCGTTTGCTACGCGGCCTTGAACTCCACCCTCGGAGCCTGTTCCGCCAACTTTAGCGATACGACCTTCGACATCGCGACTAGTTCCTTGACAGGCTGACAAAAAAAGGAACATTCCTGCCATCAAAGAAGGCATCAAATGCTTACGAATGTATTTAGAGCCCATAGAGCACCTCTTAGGCATCTATATTACAAAATAGATGCCTAGTTATTTTATTTGTGTACCACTAAAGCGGAACGGCCCTGATCTTGAGGAATCACGTAACTGCGCCCCCCGGTCTGTGAGTCGACTTCGATTTTCATGGCCTCATATTCTTCTTTTGAAAGTGAGCGCACGTTTACAAATCCGTTGTACTTCGCTAGCCGCAAAGCCGCTAGAGAATCGTTATCAATCGTCCACGTTCGACCATTGGAATCTTCCCAAATACGCAATACCGGAATATCCGCCCCCGCGCGCAGAGCTTTTGCCTGCTCAATGGCTTTATTGCTAGTGGCGAGTGTCGTGCTAAAGAATATTTCCTCAAGCTTCATGGTCGTTTTTTCTTCACTTTTCTGCCACTGGGTTTGTTTGATCTCTGGCGGCGTATGTCGCACCTTGTATCGCGGCAGGTTTTTTCCGCTCATGGACGTCACAGAAAGATCATCCATACCGGGCTTTTCAACGATGATGGACTGTTTTCTTTTGGCGGTCAGGTACATAAAGTTTCCTTCAGACAAAGTGCTCATTTTATATCTTTGGCGATCCACTTCGTGTTTTTCGACCCACCGAACATTCACGGATTCAACTTTTCCTGAAAGAATCAGAGCCGCCAAACGACGGTGGTCTACGGTCCAAATTTTCCCGCGCGTATCGCGCCAAACACCGACTACGGGTAATGTGTTCGGATCTAATTTCCCATCGCGAATATCCCGAGCATTGCCAACCACGGTGTATTTAGCATCACCATAGTTATTGGAAATATTGTTTTGCATAAAGTGAATATCGTGCAAATCAAGACGGGTCGGCATATCAATGCTCGGTTGATATTGGGGAATAACCTTCGAGGAGGTCTGCCATCGCTGATTGGCTTCTAAATAGATATCTAAAGCACCGCCGTGCCGAACATCCGCAAATTCATCAACGAAAAAGTTATGGGAAAAGATCACCGAACAAAGCGGGGCCGCTCCAGCCTGAAGGCTGAATATAAAGTGGAGCAATAAGAAAAAAACATGGGCTTTTCGCACGGATAAAACTATTGCAAGCCACTCACCTTGTGAGCAGCCCTTTTATTCGACGTGACTGTCAGGATTTATTGAGGGCTCGCAAAATTGGTGAGCGTCTGTTTAAAGGATCAACGTCTCAAACTGAGACTAAGACTTAGACTTGGTGACCTTACCTAAAGGACGAAGCATTCCGACTTTGCCAACTTTCGAAGGCAGTTTGTGTTCGATTTTTTCAGACATCCACGGATTTATTGAAATCAATTTATCCAAGTTCAAACCCGTTTTGATCCCCATGCCATGGAACATGTAAACCACATCTTCTGTGGCCACATTGCCCGTCGCCCCCGGAGCGTAAGGACATCCGCCCAAGCCACCCAGACTGGTATCAAAAACGGTGACTCCCAACTTATAGGCCTCAAGAATATTGGCCAAAGCTTGCCCGCGAGTATCATGAAAATGCCCGGCAAGTTTTTTAACCGGGACCACTTTTTTCAGTTTTCTAAAAAGCGATTCCACCTGGCCAGCGTTTGCCACCCCAATGGTATCACCGATAGAGATTTCGTACACGCCAAGCTTGTGCATACGTTGAGCAAGTTTCACGACTTTAGCTTCAGGAACTCTGCCTTCAAACGGACAGCCAAAGCAGGTCGAAAGATAGCCACGCACTTTGATTTTATATTTTTTTGCCAAGGCCATGACCGGCTCAAAGCGCTTAAAACTTTCATCAATGCTGCAATTAATATTTTTTAAAGAAAATGATTCAGAACAAGCGGCAAATATCGCGATTTCTTTAACGCCCGCTTTTAAAGCGTCTTGCATGCCACGTTCATTCGGAACAAGCGCTGAAAATTCGATCTTTTTAGAAATCTTACCCATTTTAACCAGCGCAAAAGTTTTCTGAATGACATCCGCAGTGCCTGCCATCTGCGGAACCCATTGCGGAGATACAAAAGCCCCGATCTCAACCCGCTTCACACCGGCTTCAATCAGACGTTGAGCAAACTCAACACGCGTGTCGGCATCCAAAACTTTCACTTCGTTTTGCAAGCCATCCCGCAATCCCATTTCCACAATCACGACGGACTTTTTCATAACCTATGTTTTCGCCTCGGGTTTGATTTTCACCAATGTCTTCCCTAAAACCACTTGCTCTCCGACAGAGCAACTCACAGACTCCACTTCACCTGCAATTTCTGCTTTTAAAGTATACTCCATTTTCATGGCTTCCATGACTAGAACTGCTTGTCCGGGTTGAACCACAGAACCTTCTTTTAAAAGAATCTTCGTCACCTTACCTGGCATCGGGGCATTGATTTGATCAGAAGACCCTCCAGCACCCTTTTTGCGAGACTTTCGTCCTTGATTGGCATCCACGGCCACCGTGCGACCATTCAGGTGAATCCACAAAGTGCCTTTGATAAGCTGTGCTTGTGTTTTCATTACACACCTCTCCAGAACGAAGCCCAAGGTGATGTTGTCGTCGGATCACTTGCCAGTGGGCTGCCTCGCAGTTCGGCCATCGCGGACTCAATCATTTTCTTTTCAGACTCTGTTAGTTCCGGTTCTTTTAAAGCATCAGCAAAATAAGTCTCAATAAATCGTGTGGTCATCGTACCGTTCACAAATTCTTTGTGTGACAGAATTTCAATCAGATAAGGAATATTCGTATGAACCCCAAAAACAATCGAGTCCTTTAATACACGGATCATTTTTTGAATCGCACGCGAGCGAGATTCATCCCACACAATCACTTTCGCGATCATCGGGTCATAAAAAGAGGTGATGGTGTCACCTTCTGAAAAACCATATTCATAACGACGACCTGGGCCTTCAGGCCACTCAATACGCCCCAACAAACCCGTTGAAGGAACTCCACCCATGTAAGGGTTTTCCGCATAAATACGGCATTCAATAGAATGCCCGCGCGGCGAGCGAATCAGTTTCGGATCATGCACGAAGTTTCCTTCGGCCGTTAGGATTTGCATTTTTACTAAATCCACACCCAAAACTTCTTCGGTCACGGGATGTTCCACCTGCAAACGGGTGTTTACTTCCAGCAAGTAAAACTCCCCGTCCTGCAAAAGAAACTCGACCGTTCCCGCCCCTTTGTATTTACCTAAAGTGGCGATCGCACACGCCGCTTCACCCATGCGACGACGTAAATCATCCGTCAACGAAGGCGAAGTCGCTTCTTCAATAATTTTTTGGTGGCGACGTTGCACCGAACATTCACGGTCGAAGAAGTGAATCACATTTCCCGTGCTATCACCAAAAACTTGGAATTCAATGTGCTTAGCGCGATCTAAGTATTTTTCTAAAAATACCTTAGGGGAACCGAAGGCGGATTGAGCTTCACGTTGAGCAGACTCAATCAGCTCCGCCGCATCGGCTGAATCACGAATCAGCTTCATCCCACGACCACCACCACCGGCCGCCGCTTTTACGATCACGGGGTAGCCGATCTTTTCAGCTTGCTTGATTAACTCCGCCACTGTCTGATTTTCGCCTTGATAGCCAGGCACCAGCGGTAAGCCCGCTCTTTTTGCCAACTCTTTACAATGAACTTTATCCCCTAAGGAACGAATGGATTCAGCGGAAGGTCCAATAAAGGTAAGCCCGGCTTTTTGCACGGCTTCGGCAAAATCCGCATTTTCAGATAAGAAACCAAACCCAGGATGAATCGCCTGCGCGCCCCCGGCCAAAGCGCCATCAATATTGGCTTTGATATTTAAATAACTTTCTGCGGTCGGTGCCGGACCAATGCAGATCGTTTTCGTCGCCATTCTAAATGCGCGAGAATTAATATCGGCTTCGGAATGCAAAAGAACGGTTTCTAAACCCATTTCTTCACAAGCTTTGATGATTCGAACCGCGACTTCACCACGATTGGCGATGGCGATACGGGAAAACTTTGCCATTACGTTGATCTCCATGACGGCTCACGCTTTTCTAAAAACGCACGTAAACCTTCTTGTCCTTCAGGACTTGCACGACGTTCCGCTATAACTTTCGCGGTCGCCTCTTTTTGCTGCTTCCAATTTAAAGATTCTAAATTATTTAATAACTTCTTAGTTTCACGAACGGCCTGAGGGCCGGCTTGCAGATATGGCTGCAAAGTTTTTTGCAAAGCCGTGTGCCCTTCACCATGACCTACAACCTCTGTCACTAAGCCCGCTTGTTGTGCGATGTGCGGGTTAAAGACACTTGCTGACAACATCAGCGGGCGCACTTTGCCAGCATTCGCTTTACGCATAACAAACGCACTAATCACGGCCGGGGCAATGCCCAGTTTTACTTCGCTAAAACAAAACTGCGTACCTTCTTCCGCGATCACTTCATCACAGGCGGCAATCAATCCCAAAGCTCCGCCAAAGGCGGCCCCATGAACCAAACCAATCACCGGCAATGTGCAGTGAGCAATGGCTTCGAACATTTCAAAAAGCACGGTTGAGTCTTGCAGATTCTGTTCAAAAGAGAAATTCACCATCTCTTTCATCCAATTAAGATCCCCGCCAGCACAGAAAGCTTTTCCTTCACCTTGCAAAACCACAGCGCGCAGATCTTGGCGCTTTTCGAGATCTAAGAAGGTTTTTATGATTTCACTGATCATCTCCGGGTTAAAAGCATTGCGCATTTCGGGGCGATGCAATTTAACGTAAGCGACATGATCCATTTCGGTAAGGATTAGAAATTTCATAATTACATCCTGAAAACGCCTTGGGATTTTTCACCCCAAGATTTATTAAGGCTCGCCGCAATTCCCAACGCCAAGACACGACGAGTGTCCGCCGGGTCAATGATGCCATCATCCCAAAGGCGTGCTGATGAATAATAAGCTGAACTTTCTTTTTCGTATTTTTCTAAAGTCGGACGTTTAAACTCAGTTTGTTCTTCTGGCGACATTGTTTGTTTTTTTGCAGCCATCTGATCCATCTTAACGGTTAACAACACATTCGCGGCTTGTTCTCCGCCCATGACAGAGATTTTTGCATTCGGCCACATCCACATTTGACGAGGCTGATACGCACGACCGCACATTCCGTAATTACCCGCCCCGTAAGAGCCACCAATCACGACAGTGAATTTCGGCACATGGGCATTCGAAACAGCCATCACCATTTTGGCCCCGTGCTTAGCAATTCCTTCATTTTCGTATTTCTTACCAACCATGAAGCCCGTGATGTTTTGCAAAAAGATCAAAGGAACTTCACGCTGTTCACAGAGTTCAATAAAGTGCGCCGCTTTTTGCGCGCTCTCGCTGAAAAGAACTCCGTTGTTCGCGATGATTCCTACCGGCATCCCCCAAATATGGGCAAAGCCAGTCACTAAAGTATTTCCAAACAAAGGTTTAAACTCGTGCAAGCGTGAGCCATCCACAATCCGCGCGATCACTTCGCGCACATCAAATGGCACGCGGCTGTCTTTAGGGATAATGCCGTAAAGTTCCTTGGCATCAAACAAAGGCTCTTCAATGGGCATCGTTTTTAACGTCACCGCTTTTTTGTGATTTAGATGCGCCACTATCGAACGCGTGATTTCAATCGCATGCTCTTCATCTTCGGCCATATGATCGGTCACACCACTCACCGCACTGTGAACGTAAGCGCCACCCAGCTCTTGAGCATCGACAATTTCACCAGTTGCCGCACGCACCAGCGGCGGGCCCCCTAAAAAAATAGTTCCGTTATCTTTCACGATCACGGTTTCATCACTCATTGCCGGAACATAAGCTCCACCAGCGGTGCATGAACCCATCACCACGGCGATTTGCGGGATGTTGGCCGCCGACATACGAGCTTGGTTATAAAAGATTCTGCCGAAATGATCGCGATCTGGGAAAACTTCATCTTGCATAGGTAAAAACGCGCCACCTGAATCCACCAGGTAAATACAAGGCAGACCATTTTCAAAAGCAATCTCTTGCGCACGTAAATGCTTTTTTACGGTCAGGGGGAAGTATGTTCCGCCTTTAACAGTCGCGTCGTTAGCTACGATCATGCACTCTGTACCGTGGATGACGCCAATACCAGTCACAATCCCCGCTCCCGGAGCTTGATTGTCGTACATCTCCCACGCCGCCAAAGTTGACAGTTCTAAAAAAGCAGATCCTCCATCAACCAAAGCTTCAATGCGCTCGCGTGCGGTCAACTTGCCACGTGATTTGTGTTTTTTAATTGAGTCTGCGCCGCCGCCTTGTTTTACCAGTTCGACTCTTTCACGCCACTGTTTTACGACGGCCATCATGGCATCCGCATTAGCACGAAAATCAGCAGAGTTTGTATCTAAGTGGCTATCTAAAATTTCCATCTTTTAAGCCTAAGTTGTTTGCCCTGCGATTGCAGGAGTGTGTTTAAAATTTAAATTCAAATGAAAGTCCGCCACCGCTTGATCGTGATCATCAAAGATTTTGATTTCGGCTTCCGCCTTGGCTTCCCGATGAGCACGCAATGATGATAAAACCATTTCACGTGTTGTTTCGGAAAGTTCTAAGCGCACCCGCGCCTCTTCGGTTTGGGTTTTATAAAAAGAACTTTCGATGCGTGAAATACTCACTTCAAAATCGCCCATTGGGGCATGACGGCTCCATAAAAGTTTTGCCGCTTCAATCGCCGCCGTGGTCAACGCCCCTTCGTGCATACCGTTGGATTCATTCAAATTACGCGTCCGGGCCGGAATCACCATTTCGACTTGGGTGTCGGAAAGTCTGGAAACTCTTAAACCCATTCCCGCTGAAAAGGGACGGACGATATCCAGTGCGTAACTCAAAGCAGCATGAGAAACTTTCGGGGACACCTCTTCAAGCAAAGCGGCCAAGTCAGCCGCACTTAAACGGATGCCTCGATCTTCCAACTGAGTCTTCAAACCTTCTTTCGCGGTCTGAAGTTGCTGACGCAAGGATTGTTCAAGCTCAATACCCTTGGACATTAAAGTTGTCAGCCATTGTTGGTTCATGAGATATCCTCCCACAGGATCTGTAACGGTTGAAAAATACTGAATATCATGCTGGTATGGATGATGTCAGTTTTATCACACTGAGTAAATAGAGAGAGGACTCTACCGATGAAGAAAATTATCAGCCTCGTGGTTTTTATCGTGGCTCTTGCTTGGACTTGGAACATCATTCACACGTCAGACGCTATCGGCTTTGAGACGCACTCCGGCATCCAAGAAAAATTGGCTGAACTTATCCAGAACACTCTCGCGACAAAAAAACCAAACGCTAAAGAGCTTAGCATTACCCGTCTTTGGACAGAGTCTTTGGGCGAAAACAAAGTTCGCGCGGTTTTCTCTTACAAATTCATCGAACCATCCTCTGACGGCGGCGAGCTTGAGCAGGTGATCGAAGGCGAAGCGGTCTTACACCGTGAACCATCCGAAACAGCGGAAGTCGACAAATGGACTTTGCAATCTGTAAAAACAACGAACGACATGGTTGTCTTCACGGAAGGATCAACGATCACCCCGGGTGACGAACCCATGAGCCCAGAGGGAACTCCGGCGCCAGCGGCTTCTCCAACGGCGACTCCAAGTCCTTCTGCTTCTCCGGCTTCTCACTAATATGCCGATTCCCAATCAATTTATCCAAATTGACGAAGAGGGTTTTCCTATAAGCCGCGAAGTGCGGATCACGGACCCTCTGGCGGGACAAGAAATACTGCAAAATTTAAAAGTTCATGAAGGTGGCACTTTTGTTTCCACCTTTGGTGAAGTACCTGTCATCATCGAAGCTTTCGATGAACCTTATGTGGCCTTACAAGTAGATTTCAAAAATGGCGCATGGGAAATCCAATTGCCTTTTGGAGTTCATTATTCGTTTGAATTAGAATCTTTATCGTTGGACGAGTGGGATCGTTTTCACGGGTATGCTTCGAATAAAGTTCCTTTTGTGATGTCCCGCAAAGCTCAAGCGAGTTTCTTTAATATGCTTGAAGGTTTTGATGACGATTCTATTGAATTCCAAGGCAAGACTTACGAAATTCCACCCTATTGGCCGGAAAATAAAAACATCGAAAAAGCCGCGCATTGGACTCGAATCTATAAAGAAGAAGAAAATCCGGGTTGGAATTTAGGGGAACCTGCAGAAGCCCTTAAAGACATGCTTCCACGACTGAAACCCGCGCGTTCACGAGTGCTAGTTTTAGGTTGCGGTGAAGGACACGATGCTGCGTTTTTTGCTCGCTCGGGGCACATCGTTACCGCCGTGGATTTTTCGCCGACCGCAATTGAAAGAGCTAAAAAACTTTATGGCGACCTTCCGGGATTAACCTTTGTTGAGGCCGACGTTTTCAATTTACCAAAAGACTACGACCAGTCCTTCGACATCGTTTTCGAACACACCTGTTATTGCGCGATCAATCCCGCCAAACGCAAAGACTTGGTCAAAGTCTGGAACCGAGTTTTAGTCAAAGGTGGCCACCTCATGGGAGTGTTCTTCGCATTCGAAAGAAGACAAGCCACCCCTTACGGCGGAACAGAGTGGGAATTACGCCAAAGACTCAAAAACTCTTACCAACCGATCTTCTGGGGCCGCTGGCAAAAATCCGTCCCTCGCCGTCAAGGCCGCGAGTTCTTCGTCTATTCTTTAAAAACATAATAACAACCATAACCCCAAACCCCGTGACAAAACCCACCCCCCGAACTAAAAAGGTGCCTGGCTCTTTTTTCGGACCGGGGCGCGTTATGGACGTCGTTCATAATGTTAAAAGTACAAGGATGTCATGCATCTGATGCGCTGTAGCCAGAAAAAAGAGCCAGGCACCTTTTAGGAGATTTTATGCATATTGAGTTTACTCAGGCTGATGAGAGTCATGTGGATGCCTTGGTTGAATTGGTTAACTCTGCTTATCGTGGTGAGAGCTCTAAAGCCGGGTGGACCACGGAAGAACACCTTTTAGATGGTCAGCGCATTGATGCGGCTGGGATTCTTGAAATTCTTCATAAAGAAGATTCCGTTATTTTGATCGCCGAAGACGACGACACCGGTGATTTGCTTGGCTGCGTTCACCTCGAAAAACACGACTCGAAATGTTACCTGGGGATGTTGACCGTGAATCCTGAGCTGCAAAGCAAAGGGATCGGGAAACTGCTTCTCTCTGAGTCCGAAGCCTTTGCCGAGTTCTGGGACTGCGGCAAGATCTATATGACCGTGATTTCCGTGCGCACTGAGCTTATCGCTTGGTATGCAAAACACGGATACAAAAACACCCAAGAGAAAAAACCTTTTCCTTACGGCGATGAACGCTTCGGAATGCCAAAGGTGCAAAATCTTGAATTCACCGTTTTAGAGAAAAAGCTGTCCTAAGGCAGGCTTTGGGTCGGTTTTGGAGCCAAACTTTTTGCCA from Bdellovibrio bacteriovorus encodes:
- a CDS encoding enoyl-CoA hydratase-related protein, whose protein sequence is MKFLILTEMDHVAYVKLHRPEMRNAFNPEMISEIIKTFLDLEKRQDLRAVVLQGEGKAFCAGGDLNWMKEMVNFSFEQNLQDSTVLFEMFEAIAHCTLPVIGLVHGAAFGGALGLIAACDEVIAEEGTQFCFSEVKLGIAPAVISAFVMRKANAGKVRPLMLSASVFNPHIAQQAGLVTEVVGHGEGHTALQKTLQPYLQAGPQAVRETKKLLNNLESLNWKQQKEATAKVIAERRASPEGQEGLRAFLEKREPSWRST
- a CDS encoding biotin/lipoyl-containing protein, with product MKTQAQLIKGTLWIHLNGRTVAVDANQGRKSRKKGAGGSSDQINAPMPGKVTKILLKEGSVVQPGQAVLVMEAMKMEYTLKAEIAGEVESVSCSVGEQVVLGKTLVKIKPEAKT
- a CDS encoding DUF4442 domain-containing protein encodes the protein MNQQWLTTLMSKGIELEQSLRQQLQTAKEGLKTQLEDRGIRLSAADLAALLEEVSPKVSHAALSYALDIVRPFSAGMGLRVSRLSDTQVEMVIPARTRNLNESNGMHEGALTTAAIEAAKLLWSRHAPMGDFEVSISRIESSFYKTQTEEARVRLELSETTREMVLSSLRAHREAKAEAEIKIFDDHDQAVADFHLNLNFKHTPAIAGQTT
- a CDS encoding acetyl-CoA carboxylase biotin carboxylase subunit, producing MAKFSRIAIANRGEVAVRIIKACEEMGLETVLLHSEADINSRAFRMATKTICIGPAPTAESYLNIKANIDGALAGGAQAIHPGFGFLSENADFAEAVQKAGLTFIGPSAESIRSLGDKVHCKELAKRAGLPLVPGYQGENQTVAELIKQAEKIGYPVIVKAAAGGGGRGMKLIRDSADAAELIESAQREAQSAFGSPKVFLEKYLDRAKHIEFQVFGDSTGNVIHFFDRECSVQRRHQKIIEEATSPSLTDDLRRRMGEAACAIATLGKYKGAGTVEFLLQDGEFYLLEVNTRLQVEHPVTEEVLGVDLVKMQILTAEGNFVHDPKLIRSPRGHSIECRIYAENPYMGGVPSTGLLGRIEWPEGPGRRYEYGFSEGDTITSFYDPMIAKVIVWDESRSRAIQKMIRVLKDSIVFGVHTNIPYLIEILSHKEFVNGTMTTRFIETYFADALKEPELTESEKKMIESAMAELRGSPLASDPTTTSPWASFWRGV
- a CDS encoding GNAT family N-acetyltransferase, translating into MHIEFTQADESHVDALVELVNSAYRGESSKAGWTTEEHLLDGQRIDAAGILEILHKEDSVILIAEDDDTGDLLGCVHLEKHDSKCYLGMLTVNPELQSKGIGKLLLSESEAFAEFWDCGKIYMTVISVRTELIAWYAKHGYKNTQEKKPFPYGDERFGMPKVQNLEFTVLEKKLS
- a CDS encoding hydroxymethylglutaryl-CoA lyase, producing the protein MKKSVVIVEMGLRDGLQNEVKVLDADTRVEFAQRLIEAGVKRVEIGAFVSPQWVPQMAGTADVIQKTFALVKMGKISKKIEFSALVPNERGMQDALKAGVKEIAIFAACSESFSLKNINCSIDESFKRFEPVMALAKKYKIKVRGYLSTCFGCPFEGRVPEAKVVKLAQRMHKLGVYEISIGDTIGVANAGQVESLFRKLKKVVPVKKLAGHFHDTRGQALANILEAYKLGVTVFDTSLGGLGGCPYAPGATGNVATEDVVYMFHGMGIKTGLNLDKLISINPWMSEKIEHKLPSKVGKVGMLRPLGKVTKSKS
- a CDS encoding class I SAM-dependent methyltransferase; its protein translation is MPIPNQFIQIDEEGFPISREVRITDPLAGQEILQNLKVHEGGTFVSTFGEVPVIIEAFDEPYVALQVDFKNGAWEIQLPFGVHYSFELESLSLDEWDRFHGYASNKVPFVMSRKAQASFFNMLEGFDDDSIEFQGKTYEIPPYWPENKNIEKAAHWTRIYKEEENPGWNLGEPAEALKDMLPRLKPARSRVLVLGCGEGHDAAFFARSGHIVTAVDFSPTAIERAKKLYGDLPGLTFVEADVFNLPKDYDQSFDIVFEHTCYCAINPAKRKDLVKVWNRVLVKGGHLMGVFFAFERRQATPYGGTEWELRQRLKNSYQPIFWGRWQKSVPRRQGREFFVYSLKT
- a CDS encoding carboxyl transferase domain-containing protein, with protein sequence MEILDSHLDTNSADFRANADAMMAVVKQWRERVELVKQGGGADSIKKHKSRGKLTARERIEALVDGGSAFLELSTLAAWEMYDNQAPGAGIVTGIGVIHGTECMIVANDATVKGGTYFPLTVKKHLRAQEIAFENGLPCIYLVDSGGAFLPMQDEVFPDRDHFGRIFYNQARMSAANIPQIAVVMGSCTAGGAYVPAMSDETVIVKDNGTIFLGGPPLVRAATGEIVDAQELGGAYVHSAVSGVTDHMAEDEEHAIEITRSIVAHLNHKKAVTLKTMPIEEPLFDAKELYGIIPKDSRVPFDVREVIARIVDGSRLHEFKPLFGNTLVTGFAHIWGMPVGIIANNGVLFSESAQKAAHFIELCEQREVPLIFLQNITGFMVGKKYENEGIAKHGAKMVMAVSNAHVPKFTVVIGGSYGAGNYGMCGRAYQPRQMWMWPNAKISVMGGEQAANVLLTVKMDQMAAKKQTMSPEEQTEFKRPTLEKYEKESSAYYSSARLWDDGIIDPADTRRVLALGIAASLNKSWGEKSQGVFRM